The Daucus carota subsp. sativus chromosome 2, DH1 v3.0, whole genome shotgun sequence genome includes a window with the following:
- the LOC135150450 gene encoding uncharacterized protein LOC135150450: MVSDAFILVDMLYKIIASFVSYVDSAAAVLELEEKNNGKISELEFISHVYRLDDPKTVKLKEDIEKALASQPTEPEDEEMADPPPSPNTLKMNQRRKALSLIIQVRPPKKGKAILFPRNSVTEVLGAYEAAKFASTQPKQNSTPQLSNDSVDLVVRVSAEVHRMVRSLEMSEVPRSFLNEQMHRLADEAFPDHDDPMQQELWSQYMRLATAFVVDALKMNDKVILEVIFFSPSVSLTLFFIPVSSATNFYSSLLDADCLLRHLESPFTKLETRI, encoded by the exons ATGGTCAG TGATGCTTTCATACTCGTCGATATGCTGTATAAAATCATAGCTTCTTTTGTTTCCTACGTTGACAGTGCTGCTGCTGTACTC GAGCTGGAAGAAAAAAACAATGGgaaaatttctgagttggagttCATATCCCATGTGTACCGCCTTGACGATCCAAAAACTGTGAAATTAAAG gaaGATATTGAAAAGGCATTGGCTTCACAACCTACAGAACCAGAGGATGAGGAGATGGCAGATCCTCCACCATCACCGAATACTCTCAAAATGAATCAGCGAAGGAAGGCCTTGAGTTTAATAATACAAGTGAGGCCTCCGAAAAAGGGAAAAGCTATCCTTTTCCCTCGAAATTCGGTGACAGAGGTTCTTGGAGCCTATGAGGCAGCCAAGTTTGCCAGCACCCAGCCCAAACAGAATTCTACTCCACAATTGTCTAATGATTCAGTGGATCTCGTCGTGAGGGTTTCAGCAGAGGTTCATCGAATGGTTCGTTCTTTAGAGATGAGCGAGGTCCCACGTAGCTTTTTAAATGAGCAGATGCATCGCCTAGCTGATGAGGCCTTTCCAGATCATGATGATCCGATGCAGCAAGAATTGTGGAGTCAGTATATGCGCTTGGCAACAGCTTTTGTTGTGGATGCCCTCAAAATGAATGATAAGGTCATTTTAGAGGTAATATTTTTTTCGCCCTCTGTCTCTCTTACCCTCTTTTTTATTCCAGTATCATCTGCTACCAATTTTTATTCCAGTCTACTAGATGCTGATTGTTTGTTGCGCCACTTGGAGAGCCCTTTTACTAAATTAGAAACAAGAATATAG